In Gouania willdenowi chromosome 15, fGouWil2.1, whole genome shotgun sequence, one DNA window encodes the following:
- the znf318 gene encoding zinc finger protein 318: MYRDRPPTRGGYPRPYPPAFRSKHPYDPAYSHHRDPGPYRPYPNHHNHPSPGEYRSGGPSSESSHFEPNLLITVGNQPGKSTGPAPSRHPDRGFLPRPEYERVRGRSKSRGRSKSRGRSKSRGRSKSRGRSKSRGRSKSRGRSKSRHFSPDHERAKSQERSKSRPRSWSRSRSRSKSRSRGRSRGRSYGQSQVSGHARSKSRPRSRSSSSSSSGSSNMFLDSAFSELGRARRQKEMDDLLNIPTKSILKKYSDSPSVTSSGSPQGLKGPDVTRVAEQLLQAVRGMEPGMVASVLSELRADPLMAQSAEVGQILSLLDRVEPVGGPVGGSDDIDDEEQFLYGDSEESKPPSETAPRQSLDLFADVTEDTLYADNTTRTTLYRPSSELEALSTASPAHSATAQLSSATHQPVLVEEPNPHDLEEYQKIHNLLKMVGLDLGVADLSKMAARTKERLQGIKPPSKALPRRRRQSSDRGRRSHSSSSSSSSWSSDGRKTPPPSCDPPQAAPSAHPAPPSSPPAHLAPPPSTGHQPPPPNMHFPPPHYTQYGNFLSYQWPPPLPSCVRVCVCACVRVCVCACVRACVRARARATTNVCVCPVVEQVSTGESDSRMKSEERKVSEEENNQSEKLKVQEEIEKLKQDRDIRMKKKEFLIKELERLRRQQAELLRRKRREREGHRDPLLQEVNHLQEEVMAQISNLRREHEAAERKRSELDKVALILGLKTSKTHDQQPPPKKKKQEEPEPQGADQRFTKTFEPVPLSFRASKPATGCSTALHQAPPPVSPMPHPTQAPPPAAKEALPPAQPFEYYDAGNHWCKECNVTSGSMFDFFTHLQSKSHRKTLDPYHRPWASSPLQTQKKQPSEEKLSKPAKGSEFLLPVRGFFCLLCGGFYGDAICAEEHVTTHAHNENYKKQMYENPLYEQRRNLDRQVGLASENSSKKRKHEDKETKEKFKHKKEKKDKKEEENKPKLEEKEEQVCTNEDKKYAQISELQKKMDEDKVKLSRKEEKPSLSRSPEERERDKHREDSRQKNREEFLKKHRDDIYQKHKDVPQKPREEFPQKHREDEERFKHGKHAAFRHKQFRESEERRAELGTEKKKPSPPPHPPRPFNPPKILCGPSPAMRAKLRKQGLELGRGPSFGSFTWKKKENMAGNNVQKMANKFINEGEVKKQKDREAYAKSMAAAKEISQKLLSQEREPTPPRLTVPSKTPPSRSLRARGGVYGPMPQPVTEECLSLPVPNSETFGPKKPPQGPEPRRPAAETFVKPAPPPPLCAPGLLMKNMPPPLCAPGPPLKNMPPPICTPPPVMNMPPPVCVPPPVMNIPPPVCAPPPVLNMPPPVCAPPPVMNMPPSVCAPPPMMNMPPPVLGPPMPLTVCAPSPPAVSMQADVAAPGVPESEQTHNVLVKPPPFMNIGEGVQRHRSSLAAGKAQDLLSMFYCGVKPTASIIRDRKESPVRPQFKPQAERDTSSRPAQVQLSPKESPAQLQPQPEKLNNSPPESQSCSPPRLEASQQEPQIKRQPERETTSSHPAEVQMSREEPPPQEEHPKAQPEPQSCSVQPPEVQTTSPQEAQTFSDGPCELQTGPEENRESLPQVGPQTELHMFPLFTSNGSSSDLLISSVYSLQSDPGKEPSANSHTPTDAHISKAPAKAPKPIESPGRKTRGKKTTPQNRPVRQTRSQTRNQSRQQSQGEAEEEPATSGCAPLVDESVEEQPAEESTLESLGLSSHITSLTFDSDLNLD, encoded by the exons TCCTCACACTTTGAACCAAACCTGCTCATCACCGTCGGCAACCAGCCCGGCAAATCTACAGGTCCCGCCCCCTCACGCCACCCTGACAG GGGCTTTCTGCCCCGTCCTGAATATGAGCGCGTTCGGGGGCGGAGCAAGAGCCGGGGGCGGAGCAAGAGCCGGGGGCGGAGCAAGAGCCGGGGGCGGAGCAAGAGCCGGGGGAGGAGCAAGAGCCGGGGGCGGAGCAAGAGCCGGGGGCGGAGCAAGAGCCGGCACTTCAGTCCGGACCATGAACGCGCCAAGAGCCAGGAGCGGAGCAAGAGTCGCCCTCGCAGTTGGTCTCGGTCCAGGTCCCGGTCTAAGTCCAGGTCCAGAGGACGAAGCAGAGGGAGATCTTATGGGCAGAGCCAAGTATCCGGCCACGCTCGCAGCAAGAGCCGCCCTCGGAGCCGCAGCAGCTCCAGCTCCTCCAGCGGCAGCTCCAACATGTTCCTGGACTCAGCGTTCTCTGAGCTGGGGAGGGCCCGCAGACAGAAGGAGATGGACGACCTCCTCAACATTCCCACAAAGTCCATCCTCAAAAAGTACAGCGACTCTCCCTCAGTCACG AGCTCTGGTTCTCCTCAGGGTCTGAAGGGCCCAGACGTGACCCGGGTGGCGGAGCAGCTGCTACAGGCCGTCAGAGGGATGGAGCCTGGGATGGTGGCGTCCGTCCTGTCCGAGCTCAGGGCTGACCCCCTAATGGCCCAGAGCGCCGAAGTTGGACAGATCCTCAGCCTTCTGGACAGGGTGGAGCCTGTGGGGGGGCCCGTGGGGGGGTCAGACGACATCGATGATGAGGAGCAGTTCCTGTACGGAGACTCGGAGGAGTCCAAACCTCCCTCTGAGACGGCCCCCCGTCAGAGTCTGGACCTGTTTGCAGACGTCACTGAAGACACGCTTTACGCCGACAACACAACCAGAACCACGCTCTACAGACCCTCCTCTGAGCTGGAGGCTCTGTCCACCGCAAGCCCCGCCCACAGCGCCACGGCGCAGCTTTCGAGCGCCACCCACCAGCCGGTGCTCGTGGAAGAGCCCAACCCTCATGATTTGGAAGAGTACCAGAAGATCCATAACCTGCTGAAGATGGTGGGCCTTGACCTGGGTGTGGCCGACCTCTCAAAGATGGCAGCCAGGACCAAGGAGCGTCTTCAGGGAATCAAGCCGCCGTCTAAGGCCCTGCCTCGTCGCCGCAGGCAGTCGTCGGACCGTGGGAGGCGGAGCCACAGCTCCAGTTCCTCCTCCAGCAGCTGGAGCAGTGATGGCAGGAAGACTCCACCCCCCTCATGTGACCCGCCGCAGGCCGCCCCCTCAGCTCACCCGGCTCCACCTTCATCCCCGCCTGCTCACTTGGCTCCGCCTCCGAGCACTGGCCATCAACCCCCCCCTCCCAACATGCACTTCCCCCCCCCGCACTACACTCAGTACGGCAACTTCCTGTCCTACCAGTGGCCCCCCCCTCtaccctcc tgtgtgcgtgtgtgcgtgtgtgcgtgtgtgcgtgtgtgcgtgtgtgcgtgcgtgcgtgcgtgcgtgcgtgcgcgcgcgcgcgctactactaatgtgtgtgtgtgtccagtggTAGAGCAGGTCTCTACTGGTGAATCTGACTCCAGGATGAAAAGTGAGGAGAGGAAAGTTTCTGAGGAGGAAAACAACCAGAGTGAGAAACTGAAG GTTCAGGAGGAGATAGAGAAGCTGAAACAGGATCGAGATATCAGGATGAAGAAGAAAGAGTTCCTGATCAAAGAGCTGGAGAGACTGAGGAGGCAGCAAG CTGAGCTGCTGAGGAGGAAGCGCAGAGAGAGGGAGGGTCACAGAGACCCCCTGCTGCAGGAGGTCAACCACCTCCAGGAGGAGGTGATGGCTCAGATCTCAAACCTACGCAGAGAACACGAGGCGGCCGAGAGGAAGCGTTCAGAGCTCGACAAGGTGGCCCTGATCCTTGGATTGAAAACCAGCAAGACCCACGACCAGCAACCCCCCcccaagaagaagaaacaggaGGAGCCTGAGCCGCAGGGTGCAGACCAGCGCTTTACTAAG ACCTTCGAGCCTGTGCCGCTGTCCTTCAGGGCGAGCAAACCTGCAACTGGCTGCTCCACGGCTCTCCACCAAGCTCCTCCTCCAGTTTCTCCAATGCCACACCCTACACAGGCTCCGCCCCCGGCAGCCAAAGAGGCCCTGCCCCCTGCTCAGCCGTTTGAGTACTACGATGCTGGAAACCACTGGTGCAAAGAATGTAACGTCACCTCCGGCTCCATGTTTGACTTCTTCACTCACTTGCAGAGCAAATCGCAcagaaag ACGTTGGACCCGTACCACCGACCCTGGGCATCCTCTCCATTACAAACTCAGAAGAAACAGCCGTCTGAGGAGAAACTGTCCAAGCCTGCCAAAG gaTCAGAGTTCCTGCTGCCTGTCAGAGGATTCTTCTGTCTGCTCTGCGGCGGTTTCTATGGAGACGCCATCTGTGCTGAAGAGCATGTCACCACGCACGCTCACAATGAAAACTACAAG aaacaaatgTACGAGAACCCGCTGTACGAGCAGAGACGTAACCTGGACCGACAGGTCGGGTTAGCGTCAGAGAACAGCAGCAAGAAACGCAAACATGAGGACAAGGAGACCAAAGAGAAGTTCAAGCacaagaaggagaagaaggacaagaaggaggaggagaacaaGCCCAAACTCGAGGAGAAAGAAGAACAGGTTTGCACCAACGAAGATAAGAAATATGCTCAGATCTCAGAGCTGCAGAAGAAGATGGACGAAGACAAAGTCAAACTAAGTAGGAAGGAGGAGAAACCTTCGCTCAGCAGGTCCCCtgaggagagggagagagacaAGCACAGAGAGGACAGTCGACAGAAGAACCGAGAAGAGTTTCTAAAGAAACACAGAGACGACATTTATCAGAAACATAAAGATGTCCCTCAGAAACCCAGAGAAGAGTTTCCTCAGAAACACAGGGAGGACGAAGAGCGTTTCAAGCACGGCAAACATGCTGCGTTCAGACACAAACAATTCAGGGAGTCTGAGGAGAGGAGAGCTGAGTTAGgtacagagaagaagaagcccTCACCACCTCCGCATCCGCCCAGGCCCTTTAACCCCCCCAAGATCCTGTGCGGGCCTAGCCCGGCTATGAGGGCCAAGCTGCGGAAGCAGGGCTTGGAGTTGGGACGCGGCCCCTCCTTTGGAAGCTTCACctggaagaagaaggagaacaTGGCGGGGAACAACGTTCAGAAGATGGCTAATAAGTTTATTAACGAAGGTGAGGTGAAGAAACAGAAGGACCGGGAGGCATACGCTAAGTCTATGGCTGCCGCCAAggagatttctcagaaactgctgAGTCAAGAGAGAGAGCCCACACCGCCCCGACTGACTGTCCCTTCAAAGACTCCGCCCTCAAGGAGCCTCCGAGCGAGAGGTGGCGTGTACGGACCAATGCCTCAACCAGTGACAGAGGAGTGTCTTTCTCTGCCTGTGCCGAACTCTGAGACCTTTGGACCAAAGAAACCTCCACAAGGACCAGAACCAAGACGTCCAGCAGCAGAAACCTTCGTCAAACCTGCTCCGCCCCCACCCCTTTGTGCTCCAGGCCTCCTCATGAAAAATATGCCCCCGCCCCTCTGTGCTCCAGGTCCCCCCTTGAAAAATATGCCCCCGCCCATCTGCACCCCGCCGCCTGTGATGAATATGCCCCCGCCCGTCTGTGTCCCGCCCCCCGTGATGAATATTCCCCCGCCCgtctgtgcccccccccccgtgTTGAATATGCCCCCGCCCGTCTGTGCCCCGCCCCCCGTGATGAATATGCCCCCATCTGTCTGCGCCCCGCCCCCCATGATGAATATGCCCCCGCCTGTTTTGGGTCCCCCCATGCCCCTGACCGTCTGTGCTCCAAGCCCCCCCGCGGTGTCGATGCAGGCAGACGTTGCTGCTCCTGGAGTTCCTGAGAGCGAGCAGACTCACAATGTGTTGGTCAAACCGCCGCCGTTCATGAACATTGGAGAAGGAGTGCAGAGACACAGGAGCAGCCTGGCAGCCGGTAAGGCTCAGGACCTTCTGAGTATGTTCTACTGCGGAGTCAAGCCCACTGCCTCCATCATCAGGGACAGGAAGGAGAGTCCAGTCAGACCACAATTCAAACCACAAGCTGAGAGAGACACCTCCTCACGTCCAGCTCAAGTCCAACTGTCTCCTAAAGAAAGTCCTGCTCAGCTCCAACCACAACCTGAAAAACTGAACAACTCTCCGCCTGAGTCTCAGTCCTGTTCGCCTCCTCGTCTTGAAGCTTCTCAGCAGGAACCGCAAATCAAACGACAGCCTGAGAGAGAAACCACCTCCTCGCATCCAGCTGAGGTCCAAATGTCTCGAGAAGAACCTCCTCCTCAGGAGGAACATCCCAAAGCTCAGCCTGAGCCCCAGTCCTGCTCTGTTCAGCCTCCTGAGGTCCAAACTACTTCTCCTCAAGAGGCACAAACCTTCTCTGATGGTCCCTGTGAGCTCCAAACTGGTCCTGAGGAGAACAGAGAGTCCCTCCCACAGGTTGGACCTCAGACTGAGCTTCACATGTTTCCTCTGTTCACCTCCAACGGCTCCTCCTCAGACCTGCTGATCTCCTCCGTGTACTCTCTGCAGTCCGACCCTGGTAAAGAACCTTCAGCTAACAGCCACACGCCCACAGATGCTCACATCTCCAAAGCTCCTGCAAAAGCTCCAAAACCCATCGAGTCTCCAGGAAGGAAAACACGAGGGAAGAAAACAACCCCCCAGAACCGCCCGGTTCGACAGACCCGCTCCCAGACCAGAAACCAGAGCCGTCAGCAGAGTCAGGGAGAGGCCGAGGAAGAACCTGCAACCTCTGGTTGTGCTCCACTTGTGGATGAGAGCGTTGAAGAGCAACCAGCTGAAGAGAGCACGTTAGAGAGCCTGGGACTGTCCTCACACATCACTTCTCTCACCTTCGACTCAGACCTGAACCTGGACTGA
- the ppp2r5d gene encoding serine/threonine-protein phosphatase 2A 56 kDa regulatory subunit delta isoform — protein sequence MPNKVKKEKESAKQAKSCTKSSSGKEVTSETSEEISAPPPTLLSKIRYSPGVPLVKKECRHSSSRFSLTKNRELHKLPSLKDVPPADREELFVQKLRQCCVLFDFISDPLSDLKYKEVKRAGLNEMLDYITHSKEVVTESIYPEAVIMFSINLFRTLPPSSNPTGAEFDPEEDEPTLEAAWPHLQLVYEFFLRFLESPDFQPNIAKKYIDQKFVLLLLELFDSEDPRERDFLKTILHRIYGKFLGLRAIIRRHINNIFYRFIYETEHHNGIAELLEILGSIINGFALPLKEEHKMFLIRVLLPLHKVKSLSVYHPQLAYCVVQFLEKDSSLTEPVILGLLRFWPKTHSPKELMFLNELEEILDVIEPSEFIKVQEPLFTQLSKCVSSPHFQVAERALYYWNNEYIMSLISDNAAKILPVMFPSLYRNSKSHWNKTIHGLIYNALKLFMEMNQKLFDDCTQQYKADKHREKYKLKEREEVWLRIEELARLNPQVSKLHPQDQCMWYSDSSVVVYSMETETPTAEDIQLLKKTVENQASQVVKELQKECVLLRRKSELPQDVFTIKALENHQRAEEFLTANQEAL from the exons ATGCCGAACAAAGTCAAGAAAGAGAAG GAATCAGCCAAACAGGCTAAAAGCTGCACAAAGAGCAGCAGTGGAAAGGAAGTGACATCAGAAACCTCAGAGGAG atcagTGCTCCTCCTCCTACTCTCCTCAGTAAGATCAGATATTCTCCTGGAGTTCCTCTGGTGAAGAAGGAATGTCGTCACAGCTCGTCTCGCTTCAGCCTCACCAAGAACAGAGAGCTGCACAAGCTGCCCTCTCTCAAAG ATGTGCCCCCTGCTGACCGTGAGGAGCTGTTTGTGCAGAAGTTGCGTCAGTGCTGCGTGTTGTTTGACTTCATCAGTGATCCACTCAGTGACCTGAAGTACAAGGAGGTGAAGAGGGCGGGGCTTAATGAGATGTTGGATTACATCACTCACAGCAAAGAGGTGGTGACAGAGAGCATCTACCCTGAGGCTGTGATCATG TTCTCCATCAACCTGTTCCGTACTCTTCCTCCGTCGTCCAATCCGACCGGAGCAGAGTTTGACCCTGAGGAGGACGAGCCCACGCTGGAAGCAGCCTGGCCTCACCTGCAG ctgGTGTATGAGTTCTTCCTGAGGTTCCTTGAGTCACCAGACTTTCAACCAAACATCGCCAAGAAATACATCGACCAGAAGTTTGTCCTGTTG cTGCTGGAGTTGTTCGACAGTGAAGATCCCAGAGAAAGAGACTTCCTTAAAACAATCCTTCATCGGATCTACGGGAAGTTCCTTGGATTGAGAGCCATCATCCGCCGTCACATCAACAACATCTTctacag GTTCATCTACGAGACAGAACATCACAACGGCATCGCTGAACTGCTGGAGATACTGGGAAG catcaTCAATGGCTTTGCTCTCCCATTGAAAGAAGAACACAAGATGTTTCTGATCAGAGTTCTGCTGCCACTGCACAAAGTCAAGTCTCTGAGTGTCTACCAccctcag CTGGCGTACTGCGTGGTTCAGTTCCTGGAGAAGGACAGTAGTCTGACTGAGCCG GTGATCCTGGGTCTGCTCAGGTTCTGGCCAAAGACCCACAGTCCAAAGGAGCTGATGTTCCTGAATGAACTAGAGGAGATCTTAGATGTTATTGAACCGTCAGAGTTCATCAAAGTACAGGAGCCTCTGTTCACTCAGCTTTCTAAGTGTGTGTCCAGCCCCCACTTCcag gtggCAGAGAGAGCTCTATATTACTGGAACAATGAATACATCATGAGTCTGATCAGTGACAACGCAGCCAAGATCCTCCCCGTCATGTTCCCCTCACTGTACAGGAACTCTAAGAGCCACTGGaacaa gaCTATTCATGGTCTTATCTATAACGCTCTGAAACTCTTCATGGAGATGAACCAGAAACTGTTTGATGATTGTACACAACAATACAAGGCTGACAaacacag agagaAGTATAAGCTGAAGGAGAGAGAGGAGGTGTGGCTGAGGATAGAAGAGTTAGCCCGACTCAATCCTCAG GTCAGCAAGCTCCACCCACAGGACCAG tgcaTGTGGTACAGTGACAGCTCAGTGGTTGTGTATTCCATGGAGACTGAAACTCCCACAGCTGAAGATATTCAACTGTTAAAGAAGACAGTGGAGAACCAAGCctcacag gtggtgaAGGAGCTGCAGAAGGAGTGTGTGCTGTTGAGGAGGAAGTCTGAACTTCCTCAGGACGTTTTCACCATCAAAGCTCTGGAGAACCACCAACGGGCAGAGGAGTTCCTCACAGCCAATCAGGAGGCACTCTGa